One window of Saprospiraceae bacterium genomic DNA carries:
- a CDS encoding M1 family metallopeptidase, with product MNLSCKQHSNHKLLIPEDDPHSFSNPEQSKVLHLDLDLNLNFDSNQIQGIVKLHLAPGHGDTLVLDNMDLEILEVQLIQGTSYLKANFYQLPKDPVLGSALVIPLNATTESVQITYKSSPGARALQWLPKEQTLSKKYPFLFTQSQSIYSRSWIPCPDGPGMRFTYHAKVHVPPGMMAVMSATNGIVRNQEGIYEFDMELPVPAYLMALAVGDFDFKPIGQRTGVYAEPSLLNKAAAEFSDLEKMLEAAEKLYGPYPWGRYDVIVLPGSFPFGGMENPRMTFLTPSVIAGDQSLTSLLAHELAHSWSGNLVTNSTWNDFWLNEGITTYFESRIMESLYGKPYADMLSLLGLQDLEKSIAEFGTDNPLTKLKLNLKGLDPEDGVSDIAYEKGKSFMRYLEERFGREAFDRFLIAYFDHFKFQSNTSEGFLEFAKTNLFKNNSGVLDTANQWIYNPGWLAYKASYDDKKFLDLEVQATNYFANQDTAMLKTSAWSTHEWLYFIRLLPKDSGTVMCNQLDKAYHLSDGRNCEIQCAWFEYAIKNGYGKQLLPEIEKFLINYGRRKYLKPIYTALMDHQMEPDALRIFYKANSHYHPISLVSIEKIVQPKN from the coding sequence GTGAATTTAAGCTGTAAGCAGCATTCAAATCACAAGCTTTTAATTCCTGAAGACGATCCACACAGTTTTTCAAATCCAGAACAAAGCAAGGTGCTGCATCTTGATTTAGACTTAAATTTAAATTTTGATTCAAATCAAATTCAGGGTATTGTTAAATTGCATTTAGCACCAGGGCATGGGGATACTCTTGTTTTAGATAATATGGATTTGGAAATCCTGGAAGTACAATTAATACAGGGCACTTCCTATTTAAAAGCTAATTTTTATCAATTACCAAAAGATCCTGTTCTGGGTTCTGCCTTGGTGATTCCATTAAATGCAACTACTGAATCCGTACAAATAACTTATAAAAGTTCACCTGGAGCAAGAGCACTTCAGTGGTTACCCAAGGAACAAACTTTAAGTAAAAAATATCCCTTTTTATTTACACAAAGTCAATCGATCTATTCACGTTCCTGGATCCCATGTCCGGATGGACCAGGAATGCGATTTACATATCATGCTAAAGTACATGTACCTCCTGGGATGATGGCTGTGATGAGCGCTACCAATGGCATTGTCAGGAATCAAGAAGGGATCTATGAATTTGATATGGAATTGCCTGTGCCGGCTTATTTAATGGCCTTGGCTGTTGGTGATTTTGATTTTAAACCTATTGGTCAACGAACCGGAGTCTATGCCGAACCAAGCTTATTAAATAAAGCCGCTGCTGAATTTTCAGATTTAGAAAAAATGTTGGAAGCAGCGGAAAAATTATATGGACCATATCCCTGGGGAAGGTATGATGTGATTGTTTTACCGGGAAGCTTTCCCTTTGGAGGCATGGAAAATCCACGAATGACCTTTTTAACGCCGAGTGTTATTGCGGGAGATCAAAGTTTAACTTCTCTACTTGCTCATGAATTGGCACATTCCTGGTCTGGAAATTTGGTTACAAATTCTACCTGGAATGATTTCTGGCTGAATGAAGGCATTACGACCTATTTTGAAAGTCGGATCATGGAGTCGCTTTATGGCAAACCCTATGCAGATATGCTTAGTTTATTGGGCTTGCAGGATCTTGAAAAAAGTATCGCAGAATTTGGAACGGACAATCCACTTACCAAGTTAAAGTTGAATTTAAAAGGCTTGGATCCTGAAGACGGTGTATCTGATATCGCATATGAAAAAGGAAAATCCTTTATGCGCTATTTAGAAGAGCGTTTCGGCAGGGAGGCTTTTGATCGTTTTTTAATTGCTTATTTTGACCATTTCAAATTCCAATCAAATACTTCAGAAGGTTTTTTAGAATTTGCTAAAACGAATCTATTTAAAAATAACTCCGGCGTATTAGATACAGCAAATCAATGGATATATAATCCAGGTTGGCTTGCTTACAAAGCCTCTTATGATGATAAGAAATTTTTAGATCTAGAGGTCCAGGCAACTAATTATTTTGCCAACCAAGATACTGCCATGTTAAAAACATCCGCGTGGTCAACTCATGAATGGTTGTATTTTATCAGGTTATTGCCAAAAGATAGTGGTACTGTTATGTGTAACCAATTAGACAAAGCATATCACCTTTCAGATGGTCGTAATTGTGAAATCCAATGCGCTTGGTTTGAATATGCAATTAAAAATGGCTATGGGAAGCAATTGCTTCCCGAAATTGAAAAATTCCTTATAAATTATGGACGACGCAAATATTTGAAACCAATTTATACGGCGCTCATGGACCATCAAATGGAGCCGGACGCTTTAAGGATTTTCTATAAAGCTAATTCTCACTATCATCCCATTTCGCTGGTCTCCATAGAGAAAATAGTACAGCCAAAAAATTAA
- a CDS encoding glycosyltransferase has product MQSYFQKHALYPPLVQKLPPADLDLIVVIPAFNEPELVHAVQSILSCQRNDICIEIIVVFNYPDSQPNLQSFHEFQRKELLGLNVDNANEILDLPVFSLPVKDAGVGLARKIGMDEACYRFESINKNGIILCFDADCSCHPDYLKLVVDGFKNMPNQNALTIGFKHRLQDLTESNLEAIIQYELHLRTYIGWQKFYKYPMAFQTLGSCMAVRSKAYQQQGGMNKRKAGEDFYFLHKYSVLSQLAELRPLLVYPSSRISDRVPFGTGKAVRDIINSKSQHMSYNPKGIASYCDFYNLLCDSWPLIEGGRSWKSLTNSIALTSYLMQVNFEEALIENIKNSTTAKVFASRMGRFLNPFRLMKFLHAASETEFPEIPVLDSAKQLLIANHGKPLKQPSSLIELLENMQV; this is encoded by the coding sequence TTGCAAAGTTACTTTCAAAAACACGCACTTTATCCACCTTTAGTTCAGAAATTGCCACCGGCAGATTTGGACTTAATAGTAGTAATTCCTGCTTTTAATGAACCAGAATTGGTACATGCAGTTCAATCCATTTTATCTTGTCAACGAAATGATATCTGTATAGAAATTATAGTTGTTTTTAATTATCCTGATTCCCAACCTAATCTTCAATCCTTTCACGAATTCCAACGAAAGGAATTATTGGGATTGAATGTTGACAATGCAAATGAAATTTTAGACCTTCCTGTTTTTAGTTTGCCGGTTAAAGATGCCGGTGTAGGATTGGCACGCAAAATAGGAATGGATGAAGCATGCTATCGGTTTGAATCCATCAATAAAAATGGAATTATACTGTGTTTTGATGCAGATTGTAGTTGCCATCCGGATTATTTAAAATTGGTAGTAGATGGATTTAAGAACATGCCAAACCAAAATGCATTAACCATTGGATTCAAACATCGTCTGCAGGACTTAACTGAATCCAATCTGGAAGCAATCATCCAATATGAGTTGCATCTACGGACTTACATAGGCTGGCAAAAATTTTATAAATACCCAATGGCATTTCAGACTTTAGGTTCTTGCATGGCCGTCCGCTCTAAAGCATATCAACAGCAAGGAGGCATGAACAAGCGGAAGGCTGGGGAAGACTTTTACTTTTTGCATAAGTATAGCGTGTTGAGTCAATTGGCAGAACTGAGGCCTTTATTGGTCTATCCATCTTCAAGAATTTCGGATCGAGTGCCTTTTGGTACGGGTAAAGCAGTTCGCGACATCATAAATTCAAAGAGTCAACATATGAGCTATAATCCAAAAGGAATTGCAAGCTATTGTGATTTTTATAATTTGTTATGTGATTCCTGGCCTTTAATTGAAGGTGGAAGATCTTGGAAATCACTTACAAATTCAATTGCATTGACTAGCTACTTGATGCAAGTGAACTTTGAAGAAGCCTTAATAGAAAACATTAAGAATAGTACTACAGCAAAAGTTTTTGCCAGTCGAATGGGCCGTTTTTTAAATCCATTCAGACTTATGAAATTTTTACATGCTGCATCCGAAACAGAATTTCCTGAAATCCCTGTACTAGATTCTGCCAAACAACTTTTAATTGCAAACCATGGCAAGCCATTGAAGCAACCATCAAGTTTAATTGAGCTTTTAGAAAACATGCAGGTATAA
- a CDS encoding S46 family peptidase gives MIRNIGYFFVLLFLQQQLIAQEANQPQRFDFGKMWTFENPPKEWFKEAYNFSPDDNWFNDVRKSSLRFATWCSASFVSPDGLIMTNHHCSRDVVTPLQKSGEDFEKNGFYAPNLEDERKAEGLFVEQMIQAEDVSERILDQMKKAKTDIERKTFQDSALAQIIRDYQSRDNWKNLRIQSVSFYSGGKFSLYGYKKFDDIRLVLIPEMNLGYFGGDPDNFTYPRYSLDCTFWRAYENGKPVNSSANYFKFKASGATENEPVFVVGNPGNTERYRTFKQLEYDRDIRFPVQLEMLKNRIAILQKEYNKNPNIDLLNNIFGLSNSTKAFTGILKGLNNPNLIGRKKMMEDEIRSKTKLKGEDPWAELEKAVQALRKYGASVTLLGPSPIKGDAVNLIFTLAKYEKALGMPDQAGNLTKIREEIKGLSTKLNTEQELDYLSIYLAELKKFEHPENQYIDQILDGKTAEKRAQKMIDKTDFTDSEKLEKIFMKDAEKFKKFSDPLLDAARILSPKYNEAIAAFQSSTPKRRALEAKIANAVFNVKGSNLPPDATFTLRLADGVVKGYDYNGTTAPYKTSFYGLYDRYYSNDKKFPWALPEKWLNPPMELLQAPMCYVSTNDIIGGNSGSPMINKNKEAVGLIFDGNIESLPGNFIYDEVSNRTVSVHAGGILAALKYIYKADRIVNELGGM, from the coding sequence ATGATACGTAACATAGGATACTTTTTTGTTTTGTTGTTTTTACAACAACAGCTAATTGCTCAGGAGGCTAACCAACCTCAACGATTTGATTTTGGTAAAATGTGGACTTTTGAGAATCCACCTAAAGAGTGGTTTAAAGAAGCTTATAACTTCAGTCCAGACGACAATTGGTTTAACGATGTTCGGAAGTCATCACTTCGTTTTGCTACCTGGTGCTCCGCATCTTTTGTTTCGCCAGATGGTTTAATTATGACCAATCATCATTGTTCAAGAGATGTAGTCACACCCCTTCAAAAAAGTGGAGAAGATTTTGAAAAAAATGGATTTTATGCCCCAAATCTAGAAGATGAACGAAAAGCTGAAGGGCTGTTTGTTGAACAAATGATTCAGGCAGAAGATGTTTCAGAACGTATACTCGATCAAATGAAAAAAGCTAAAACGGATATTGAAAGAAAAACATTTCAGGATTCAGCTTTGGCCCAAATTATCCGGGATTACCAAAGCCGGGACAATTGGAAGAATTTAAGAATCCAATCTGTGAGCTTTTACAGTGGAGGAAAATTCAGTTTATATGGATATAAAAAATTTGATGATATCCGTTTAGTCTTGATTCCTGAAATGAATCTAGGCTATTTTGGTGGAGACCCTGATAATTTTACTTATCCACGATATTCATTGGATTGTACGTTTTGGAGAGCCTATGAAAATGGAAAACCCGTTAACAGTTCAGCAAATTATTTTAAATTTAAAGCCAGCGGCGCAACTGAAAACGAGCCCGTATTTGTGGTAGGAAATCCTGGCAACACCGAGCGTTATCGTACATTTAAACAATTAGAATACGATCGTGACATTCGATTTCCAGTTCAATTAGAAATGTTGAAAAACAGAATAGCGATCCTTCAAAAAGAATACAATAAAAATCCAAATATCGATTTATTGAATAACATTTTTGGGTTATCAAATAGTACGAAAGCATTTACCGGGATTCTAAAAGGATTAAATAATCCAAATCTCATTGGCCGTAAAAAAATGATGGAAGATGAAATCAGAAGTAAAACCAAATTAAAAGGAGAAGATCCCTGGGCAGAATTAGAAAAAGCGGTGCAAGCTTTGCGAAAATACGGGGCATCTGTTACTTTATTGGGACCCTCACCCATTAAAGGGGATGCTGTTAATCTAATTTTTACACTAGCTAAATATGAAAAAGCATTAGGTATGCCTGATCAGGCTGGAAATCTCACTAAAATCCGTGAAGAGATTAAAGGACTGAGTACCAAATTAAATACAGAACAGGAATTAGACTATTTAAGCATTTATCTAGCCGAATTGAAGAAGTTTGAACATCCTGAAAATCAATACATTGATCAGATCTTAGATGGGAAGACTGCTGAAAAAAGGGCACAAAAAATGATCGATAAAACTGATTTTACTGATAGTGAAAAACTGGAAAAGATCTTTATGAAGGATGCTGAAAAATTCAAAAAATTTAGTGACCCCTTATTAGATGCTGCCAGAATTCTTTCCCCAAAATACAATGAAGCCATTGCAGCATTCCAAAGTTCTACTCCAAAACGCCGTGCACTTGAAGCTAAAATTGCGAATGCGGTATTCAATGTTAAAGGTTCAAATTTACCCCCAGATGCAACATTCACACTCAGACTGGCAGATGGCGTTGTAAAAGGCTATGACTATAATGGCACTACTGCACCTTATAAAACAAGTTTCTATGGTCTTTACGATCGTTATTATTCCAATGATAAAAAGTTTCCTTGGGCATTGCCAGAAAAATGGCTAAACCCTCCAATGGAATTGCTACAAGCTCCTATGTGTTATGTTTCTACAAATGATATTATTGGGGGAAACTCCGGAAGTCCTATGATTAATAAAAATAAAGAAGCTGTAGGACTTATCTTTGATGGAAACATTGAATCCTTGCCTGGCAATTTTATTTATGACGAAGTATCAAACCGCACCGTTTCAGTGCATGCAGGCGGAATCCTTGCAGCATTAAAATATATTTACAAAGCAGACCGGATTGTAAATGAATTGGGTGGGATGTAA
- a CDS encoding WbqC family protein, with amino-acid sequence MQNYPNILIETQIFPPIRAIAYFLQYPNVCIEAHEHYQKRSYRNRYRIGSTQGPLDLSIPLLKGKNQQQNIKDVKISYGCNWPLQHLRAIQSSYGKSAYFIYYKDLIFELLLKKEEFLFDLNWNSLQLIAGLIPINLNLQSSKNYIVQSDHASLDLRNQIQFLSSEPISLPSYYQVFTVKTGFISNLSILDLIFHQGPEAIYYLQQISKISVSLDS; translated from the coding sequence TTGCAAAATTACCCAAACATCTTAATTGAAACTCAAATCTTTCCTCCAATACGGGCGATAGCATACTTCCTCCAATATCCGAATGTCTGCATCGAAGCACATGAACATTATCAAAAAAGGTCTTATAGAAATCGGTATCGAATCGGATCAACTCAAGGACCCCTGGATTTGTCAATTCCCCTACTTAAAGGCAAGAATCAACAACAAAACATTAAAGATGTAAAAATTAGTTATGGATGCAATTGGCCATTGCAACACCTGAGGGCAATTCAATCCAGCTATGGTAAATCTGCCTATTTTATCTATTACAAAGATTTAATTTTCGAATTGTTATTAAAAAAAGAAGAGTTCTTGTTCGATTTAAATTGGAATAGCCTTCAATTAATCGCTGGATTAATCCCTATAAATCTAAATCTTCAAAGTAGTAAAAACTATATAGTCCAATCCGATCATGCCAGTTTGGACCTTAGAAATCAAATTCAATTTCTGTCGAGTGAACCGATTTCATTGCCCTCCTATTACCAAGTTTTTACTGTGAAAACAGGATTTATTTCAAATTTAAGTATTTTAGACTTGATCTTTCATCAAGGACCTGAGGCAATCTATTATCTACAACAAATAAGCAAAATAAGCGTTTCTTTAGATTCTTAA
- a CDS encoding replication-associated recombination protein A: protein MAPLAERMRPVKLDELIGQEHLTGTNQVLRLAIESGHLPSMILWGPPGVGKTSLAKIVANELKRPFHILSAVQSGVKEIREVLEKARNQRFFDQAAPILFIDEIHRFNKGQQDALLAAVENGTIILIGATTENPSFEINAALLSRCQVYLLKSLEDADLLKLIDLIIHRDFLFKDKQIDFEETAAILLLSNGDARKLCNILEMIGCLNETNIKVNDALVTKLVQENPAIYDKDGEMHYDLASAFIKSIRGSDPNAALYWMARMIEGGEDPRFIVRRMYISAAEDIGLANPNALLLVNACHQAVQMVGWPESRIILSETAIYLACSPKSNSAYLAIDKTLNTVRNSKSLAVPLHLRNAVTKLMTDLNYGKEYEYVHLHENQFIDQEYLPESLTGNPFYIPADNPNELKNRSFLAVRWKNKYNY from the coding sequence ATGGCTCCATTGGCAGAACGTATGAGACCGGTTAAACTGGATGAATTGATTGGGCAAGAACACTTAACCGGTACAAATCAGGTATTACGTCTGGCAATTGAGTCGGGACATTTGCCTTCAATGATCCTTTGGGGGCCGCCAGGAGTTGGCAAGACCAGTCTCGCAAAAATAGTAGCCAATGAGTTAAAAAGGCCTTTTCACATCTTAAGCGCAGTGCAATCTGGGGTCAAGGAGATCCGAGAGGTATTAGAAAAAGCAAGAAATCAACGTTTTTTTGATCAAGCTGCACCCATTCTTTTTATAGATGAAATCCATCGATTTAATAAAGGTCAGCAAGACGCATTATTAGCTGCGGTTGAAAATGGAACCATCATACTCATAGGCGCAACTACAGAAAATCCTTCTTTCGAAATCAATGCGGCCCTTTTATCCAGATGTCAGGTGTATCTATTGAAGTCTTTGGAAGACGCGGATTTATTAAAACTGATTGATTTAATCATACACAGAGATTTTTTGTTTAAAGACAAACAGATTGATTTTGAGGAAACGGCTGCCATCCTGCTTTTATCCAACGGGGACGCCCGCAAACTGTGCAATATTTTAGAAATGATCGGATGTTTGAATGAAACAAACATTAAGGTCAATGACGCATTAGTTACAAAATTGGTCCAGGAAAATCCAGCGATTTATGATAAGGACGGCGAAATGCATTACGACCTCGCTTCTGCATTCATTAAATCCATCAGAGGTTCTGACCCGAATGCTGCTTTATATTGGATGGCCCGGATGATTGAAGGAGGCGAAGATCCCCGTTTTATTGTCCGCCGAATGTATATTTCTGCAGCTGAAGACATCGGTCTAGCCAATCCAAATGCATTGTTATTGGTAAATGCATGCCACCAGGCAGTCCAAATGGTTGGATGGCCAGAATCAAGAATCATACTTTCTGAGACCGCAATTTATCTGGCTTGTTCACCAAAATCAAATTCAGCTTACCTCGCAATTGATAAAACTTTGAATACAGTTCGTAATTCAAAATCTTTAGCTGTCCCACTCCATCTTCGAAATGCTGTTACCAAACTGATGACAGATTTAAATTATGGCAAAGAATATGAATACGTTCATTTGCATGAAAACCAATTTATCGATCAGGAATATTTACCTGAATCTTTGACAGGCAATCCCTTTTATATTCCTGCTGATAATCCGAATGAACTTAAAAATCGAAGCTTTTTAGCTGTCCGATGGAAAAATAAGTACAACTATTAG
- a CDS encoding DNA alkylation repair protein, with amino-acid sequence MQSLIKELRHAFEAHADSNRAQGMKAYMRNQFDYLGIPSPTRKEILKPFIRNYSWKGEEDFIDLLRFLWTLPQREFKYIALDFSFRFEKKFNPTSIPFFESLIAKESWWDTVDGIAPHVIGNIVKRNINLREQLCDKWINSENFWYQRSAIILQLKFRSQTDFDLLKALILRRADSKEFFVQKASGWALRQYSRINPNAVKQFIDENKIPSLAAREGMRLILKSE; translated from the coding sequence TTGCAGAGCTTAATTAAAGAACTTAGGCATGCATTTGAGGCACATGCGGATAGCAATCGAGCACAAGGCATGAAAGCCTATATGCGCAATCAGTTTGATTATTTGGGAATTCCATCTCCCACACGCAAAGAAATTCTAAAACCATTTATTAGAAATTATTCTTGGAAAGGAGAAGAAGATTTTATTGACTTGCTCAGGTTCTTATGGACATTGCCACAACGAGAGTTTAAATACATTGCACTTGATTTTAGTTTTCGATTTGAAAAAAAATTTAATCCAACTTCCATTCCCTTTTTTGAAAGTCTGATAGCAAAGGAATCCTGGTGGGATACGGTAGACGGAATTGCTCCTCATGTTATAGGCAACATTGTAAAGAGGAATATTAATCTTCGGGAACAGTTATGTGATAAATGGATTAATTCGGAGAATTTCTGGTATCAAAGGTCTGCGATTATTTTGCAATTAAAATTTAGAAGTCAAACAGATTTTGATTTGTTAAAAGCATTGATATTAAGACGGGCAGACAGCAAAGAATTTTTTGTACAAAAGGCTTCCGGATGGGCGCTCCGGCAATATTCAAGGATAAATCCAAATGCTGTAAAGCAATTTATTGATGAAAACAAAATACCCTCCCTGGCTGCCAGAGAGGGTATGCGATTAATTCTTAAATCCGAATAA
- a CDS encoding gliding motility-associated C-terminal domain-containing protein produces the protein MRKYFNFLLICFFALFSLKSFATHIIGGEIYYECLGYGNNGLDTTKRKYLITIKLYRDCGSQTSFDATLGFTIYRQSGTNYINTKTGNGAAAEYRIPFTIPVQNIDPPEYPCLQLPANICGEAGTYEMVVELPIINENYLIVWQRCCRNSTITNIFDPLSIGATYTIEIHPEAQRTCNSSPRFINFPPTVLCVNAPFQFDHSAFDKDGDLLIYEFCEPLEGGGRGNGGNNTCDTPTPTPDCKPPYTPVTYKFPYTALSPLGGNPPVTINSINGIINGKPDVIGQFVVSVCVYEYRNGILLSVLKRDFQFNVASCEGMVEARLVDANRLTPDYFEITVCGKSEYQILNSSVDQRFINQIEWTYENGGKIDTFYGWAPYIKFKEGGVHNGKFILNPGTNCGDTGYFKITVVPDLNPNFTAIYDSCKAGPVQFMDQSSSTYSNITNWNWSAGDGITAFIQNPSVSYIRPGTYPVLLRIKDNFGCENVLFKELKYYPAPDVIVFRPNLSEGCVPLTVDFNNVSFPTDNSYKFLWKFSDGGIDSGFSISHVFTDTGVFGLKLEVTSPLGCYNEGVFNQVIYVYNPPTADWTVDKYRLNIKDPVVQLEDVSKTTIGRTWIIDGKEYFFDKELTYAFRDTGLHHIRMIATDRFLCTDTLDTEVFIFRDFSLYMPNAFSPNGDGKNESFLPIGEIHSLESYDLKIYDRWGGKLFESSNPNTGWNGKFENAGKDLPPGVYVFDLYYKANRKATVHERGTLSLIK, from the coding sequence ATGAGAAAATACTTTAATTTTTTATTGATCTGCTTTTTTGCACTATTCTCTTTAAAATCCTTTGCTACCCACATTATCGGGGGTGAAATTTATTACGAATGTCTTGGATATGGCAACAATGGTCTGGACACAACTAAAAGAAAGTACTTAATCACAATTAAATTGTACAGAGACTGTGGATCTCAAACAAGTTTTGATGCGACATTGGGATTTACAATTTACAGACAAAGTGGAACAAATTATATAAATACTAAAACTGGAAATGGCGCAGCTGCTGAATATCGGATCCCTTTTACAATTCCAGTTCAGAACATAGATCCTCCAGAATATCCCTGCCTTCAGCTTCCTGCCAATATTTGTGGAGAGGCGGGTACCTATGAAATGGTTGTGGAGCTGCCAATTATCAATGAAAATTATTTAATTGTTTGGCAACGCTGCTGCAGAAATAGTACTATAACAAATATTTTTGACCCTTTAAGCATTGGGGCAACCTATACTATTGAAATCCATCCAGAAGCACAACGCACCTGTAATAGTTCTCCGCGGTTTATCAATTTTCCTCCAACCGTTCTTTGTGTGAATGCACCGTTTCAATTTGATCATTCTGCTTTTGATAAAGATGGAGACCTGCTGATTTATGAATTTTGTGAACCATTAGAAGGGGGTGGACGTGGAAATGGAGGAAATAATACCTGCGATACACCCACACCAACACCCGATTGCAAGCCACCTTATACACCGGTAACCTATAAATTTCCATATACCGCATTATCACCTTTAGGTGGGAATCCGCCGGTTACCATTAATTCCATCAATGGAATTATTAATGGCAAACCAGACGTCATTGGACAATTTGTCGTCAGTGTGTGTGTTTATGAATATAGAAATGGCATTCTATTATCTGTACTAAAAAGGGATTTCCAATTTAACGTGGCCTCTTGTGAAGGAATGGTAGAAGCAAGATTGGTAGATGCAAATCGATTGACACCAGATTATTTTGAGATTACCGTTTGTGGAAAAAGCGAATACCAAATCTTGAACTCCAGTGTAGATCAACGATTTATTAATCAGATAGAATGGACTTACGAAAATGGTGGAAAGATTGATACATTTTATGGTTGGGCTCCTTACATTAAATTTAAAGAAGGTGGTGTGCATAATGGAAAGTTTATTTTGAATCCTGGAACAAATTGTGGAGATACCGGATATTTTAAAATTACAGTGGTTCCCGATTTGAATCCAAATTTTACTGCAATTTACGACAGTTGCAAAGCAGGGCCTGTGCAATTTATGGATCAATCAAGTTCAACGTATAGCAATATAACCAATTGGAATTGGAGCGCCGGGGATGGCATCACAGCATTTATTCAAAACCCAAGTGTAAGTTACATCCGTCCAGGTACCTATCCGGTTTTACTGAGAATTAAAGATAATTTTGGATGTGAAAATGTACTCTTTAAAGAATTAAAATATTATCCAGCACCAGATGTAATTGTTTTTAGACCCAATCTCAGTGAAGGCTGTGTGCCTTTAACGGTTGATTTTAATAATGTCTCGTTTCCTACAGACAATTCCTATAAATTTTTATGGAAGTTTAGTGATGGTGGAATTGATTCTGGATTTTCAATTTCTCATGTGTTTACAGATACAGGGGTGTTTGGATTGAAACTCGAAGTTACTTCTCCTTTAGGTTGTTATAATGAAGGAGTTTTTAACCAAGTCATTTATGTTTACAATCCTCCAACAGCGGATTGGACGGTTGATAAATACAGATTAAATATAAAAGATCCTGTTGTTCAATTGGAAGATGTTTCAAAAACCACGATAGGCAGAACCTGGATTATTGATGGAAAGGAATATTTTTTTGATAAAGAGTTGACCTATGCATTTAGAGATACTGGTTTGCATCACATCAGAATGATTGCAACCGATCGATTTTTATGCACAGATACTTTGGATACGGAGGTATTTATATTTAGAGATTTTAGTTTGTATATGCCGAATGCATTTTCTCCAAATGGAGATGGGAAAAACGAATCCTTTTTACCAATAGGTGAAATTCATTCTTTGGAATCCTACGATTTAAAAATATACGATCGTTGGGGAGGCAAACTATTCGAATCTTCAAATCCAAATACTGGTTGGAATGGAAAATTTGAAAATGCAGGTAAAGATTTGCCACCCGGAGTATATGTATTTGATCTTTATTACAAGGCCAACCGAAAGGCAACAGTGCATGAACGGGGAACACTGAGTCTAATTAAATAA